The nucleotide sequence tgtAAATAATGAAATGCTTCACTAAGACTCCGCTGCTGTACCGCTGGTTCAAATAGCGATAGAAATTTTTCTGGTTTATGGAAAGAGACACCTAACCCGCTAGGCTTGGAACTTCGCCTATCCCCGGTTCTGTCGCCGCCTTCGCTGGCGTCtcctttgttgttgttgttggcggcGGCGCCTTTGGCGCTGTTGACGCTGTTGACGCCTGCGACGTTGTTGTGCCAATCGGCGGCGGCGGGCGGCGGCTCTGCGACGACGGGCAGCCGCGCtcgaggacgaggacgaggaggtggtggtggtcGTGGTGGTGGCCGAGGCGGCGGTGGTCGTGG is from Drosophila suzukii chromosome 3, CBGP_Dsuzu_IsoJpt1.0, whole genome shotgun sequence and encodes:
- the LOC108007686 gene encoding protein new-glue 3 — protein: MRFSFVIVLVVLGCLLFIQEGSGQTSSSSTSSSATTTTAASSASSATTTTDSSGTTTTTASSASSASSSSSDTTTTTAASATTTTTTTSSSSSSSAAARRRRAAARRRRLAQQRRRRQQRQQRQRRRRQQQQQRRRQRRRRQNRG